In Scomber japonicus isolate fScoJap1 chromosome 21, fScoJap1.pri, whole genome shotgun sequence, one DNA window encodes the following:
- the eif1axb gene encoding eukaryotic translation initiation factor 1A X-linked b, whose protein sequence is MPKNKGKGGKNRRRGKNENESEKRELVFKEDGQEYAQVIKMLGNGRLEAMCFDGTKRLCHIRGKLRKKVWINTSDIILVGLRDYQDNKADVILKYNADEARSLKAYGELPEHAKINETDTFGPGDDEDIQFDDIGDDDEDIDDI, encoded by the exons ATGCCCAAGAATAAAG GTAAGGGAGGTAAGAATCGGCGACGTGgaaagaatgaaaatgagtcTGAGAAGAGAGAGCTGGTGTTCAAAGAGGACGGACAGG AATACGCTCAGGTGATCAAAATGCTGGGGAACGGACGTCTGGAGGCCATGTGCTTCGATGGAACCAAGCGGCTTTGCCACATCAGAGGAAAACTCCGGAAAAAG gtTTGGATCAACACATCAGACATCATCCTGGTCGGACTGAGAGAttaccag GATAACAAAGCTGACGTCATCCTCAAGTACAACGCAGACGAGGCTCGTAGTTTGAAAGCGTACGGAGAGCTTCCAGAGCACG CCAAAATCAACGAGACAGATACCTTCGGACCCGGAGACGACGAGGATATCCAGTTTGATGAcattggtgatgatgatgaggacaTTGATGAT ATCTAA